In a genomic window of Salvelinus fontinalis isolate EN_2023a chromosome 7, ASM2944872v1, whole genome shotgun sequence:
- the LOC129859202 gene encoding transmembrane protein 200C-like, protein MIATGGLLRINRRQDSLRSKNRAENKRKRKAKKKQKNEVVVVKGKLNLCSISGVVAAIGILILLVGIAMAILGYWPRESPLYPDPPKIQRIYNKKEESGLTGNWTNNAKDGFHLDGDLVSNNRSNGTDLEQPSMGFLAEFLDKYLYSDKLKVFGPLIMGIGIFLFICANAVLHENRDKKTKIINLRDIYSTVIDIHSFRTKENMPLNGFVNYMQSKGVEGKPSAAYTAALLAKGTWPSGGSPDEGSLGPSRCHSLTRSRVSSLERQTFTDTVYTISRHSGAGQQSSPISIPKRWETRTIVASSVNAFTLPMTKPNHRANQHLRRPSAKAEAGRSRAALCDSGEEDEAWVGYGVPETTTQANVETLQTAMLLPQDSVEVYKSSGSLQGALQGSQIQLLPSSPTGPRVMGSHLSLSALTDYSRSIDLGITPSTPTKWKVERSRRLSCPRLEVPGGGGYIKLGDLGGESFESRESCEVTAFSRVTSEEGLAKSQREGGVANEQEESSPGERQDRCSRRYSNKEKLLMISQSDSVLDDEEVDSTEI, encoded by the coding sequence ATGATCGCCACCGGAGGCCTGCTGCGGATCAACAGGAGGCAGGACTCGCTGCGCTCTAAGAACCGTGCAGAGAACAAGCGTAAGAGAAAAGccaagaagaagcagaagaatgAGGTGGTGGTGGTCAAGGGCAAGCTGAATCTGTGCTCCATCTCGGGGGTGGTGGCGGCTATTGGGATTCTAATCCTACTGGTGGGCATTGCCATGGCCATACTGGGTTACTGGCCCAGGGAGAGCCCACTGTACCCGGATCCGCCCAAAATCCAGAGAATTTACAACAAAAAGGAGGAGTCAGGGCTGACAGGCAACTGGACGAACAACGCGAAGGACGGATTTCACTTGGATGGGGATTTGGTCAGTAACAATCGTTCCAACGGCACAGATTTAGAGCAGCCGTCCATGGGCTTCCTGGCTGAGTTCTTGGATAAGTACCTGTACTCGGACAAGTTGAAGGTGTTCGGTCCCCTCATCATGGGCATTGGCATCTTCCTGTTTATCTGCGCCAACGCGGTGCTGCATGAGAACCGCGATAAGAAGACCAAAATCATCAACCTGAGGGACATCTACTCCACTGTCATTGACATCCACAGCTTCCGGACTAAGGAGAACATGCCGCTCAATGGCTTTGTGAACTACATGCAGTCCAAAGGGGTGGAGGGCAAACCTAGCGCTGCATATACCGCCGCCCTACTAGCCAAAGGCACTTGGCCCTCGGGAGGTTCGCCGGACGAGGGCAGCCTGGGCCCCTCCAGATGCCACTCCCTGACTAGGTCAAGGGTGTCATCTCTAGAGAGGCAGACGTTCACCGACACAGTCTACACTATCTCCAGACACAGCGGGGCTGGCCAGCAGAGCAGCCCGATTTCCATCCCCAAACGGTGGGAGACCCGGACAATAGTGGCCTCCTCGGTCAACGCCTTCACTCTCCCCATGACCAAACCCAACCATCGGGCCAACCAGCATCTGCGCAGGCCTTCAGCCAAAGCAGAGGCAGGGAGGAGCAGGGCTGCCCTGTGTGACTCTGGCGAAGAAGACGAAGCCTGGGTTGGGTACGGTGTTCCAGAAACCACCACCCAGGCAAATGTGGAGACTTTGCAGACAGCTATGCTCCTGCCTCAGGACTCTGTGGAGGTGTACAAGAGCAGTGGTAGCCTCCAGGGGGCGCTTCAGGGCTCCCAGATCCAGCTGCTCCCCTCGTCCCCCACTGGCCCCAGGGTGATGGGTTCCCACTTGTCCCTCAGCGCCCTGACGGACTACTCCAGGTCCATCGATCTGGGCATCACTCCATCCACCCCCACCAAGTGGAAGGTGGAACGGTCCCGGCGACTCAGCTGCCCTCGTTTAGAGGTACCGGGAGGTGGTGGGTACATCAAACTGGGCGACCTGGGGGGGGAGTCCTTTGAGTCAAGGGAGTCATGTGAGGTGACCGCCTTCAGCCGAGTGACCTCAGAGGAGGGTCTGGCTAAAAGTCAGAGGGAAGGAGGAGTAGCCAATGAACAGGAGGAGAGCAGCCCCGGGGAACGACAGGACAGGTGCTCAAGGCGATACTCCAACAAAGAGAAACTTCTCATGATCTCTCAGTCAGACTCCGTTTTGGACGATGAGGAAGTGGATAGCACAGAGATATGA